From the bacterium genome, the window ATGCAATTGACTGCCATGTAAATCCAAACTCTCCCTTTGATTCAATTATCTCAATAGCTGTCCAGATAAAAGGAGCTGCAAACAGGCCGGCCTCCCCGACTTTTCCAACAATCCATTTCTGCAGCATAAAATAAAGAGCTGTAAATAGAGGCAGATAAAATAAAACACCGAAAAACCCAGGTACTGTCGCCCATGAAATCCAGTATATTGTCCCTCCAACCCAGATTACACCTGATAAATATCCAATCCAGAATATATTTTTAATTGTTAGCCTGCTGTTATTTATCAGATTAAAAAACGGTATAAGTGAAGCAAAAGCAAGAAACCCCAAAGGAGAAGGAGGTGTAGCACCAATTAATAAAATTGAAAAAAGAAATATGTATAAAATTACATACTTTTTCACAAAATACTCCTACTTGGAACCGGTTTGCTCTAAATATGCAAGGTAACTCTGAAGAATAATTGTCGCTGCAATTTTATCGATTTTCTTTTTATCCCTGCTAGGTTTTTTATCCATAGCCTGCAAAGTTCTAATTGCCTGACGTGAGCTTAAACGTTCATCCCACATAACAACATCTAAATTCAGAGACTTACGTATCATTGAAGCGAATCTCTCGGCTTCCGAAGCCATCTTACCTTTTTCACCCTTCATAGTAAGAGGAAGTCCAATTACTATTTTACTTATCTCGAGTTCTTTAGATAATATCTTAAGCTTTTCAATAACCTGCACAATTTTTAAATTATACCAGGTATCAAAAGGCTGTGCTGTAATACCAAGAGGGTCGCTAACAGCAATACCGATTTTCTTTCTTCCGTAATCTAT encodes:
- the ruvX gene encoding Holliday junction resolvase RuvX, encoding MSRIICIDYGRKKIGIAVSDPLGITAQPFDTWYNLKIVQVIEKLKILSKELEISKIVIGLPLTMKGEKGKMASEAERFASMIRKSLNLDVVMWDERLSSRQAIRTLQAMDKKPSRDKKKIDKIAATIILQSYLAYLEQTGSK